One stretch of Thermococcus sp. MAR1 DNA includes these proteins:
- a CDS encoding UvrD-helicase domain-containing protein: MNAQITILGPPGTGKTSALFNLYKYFTGDVSKDVANFVQRYGLNKLIMRRDYTGDEVLFLTFTTSAVRVLKERGIYNAYTLHSYITRVLMRNKLLTPAGFMREPFIAAMMEMNYGYDFRDRFSSHPSNVAEIRYNYYFNVYYDKDSNEILKIVKQQEKDAVYQRIRDYVAWKEEKGIFDYASVLRYFLTTTPATLAPEKEGSEPRVMIMDEAQDFSPLQWAVVKRLRSIGLLDYVVAAGDPNQSIYSFQGADPSEFANFMASGTVVVLKKSYRLPKHVYNKAEMLTRWLGVHFEYEPREEPGKAITEYLKKSNLLKMDRTTGDRVIQILESIMDEDKTVFVLTRTNKQAREIEKYIIEAGYRVSRIKNDDSLYDLLEEVIAFEEKRSIGLRLFFAVTSLNEEGIRLRSLFKTPVDAIIKVEECLTGEESSNNEDNGAGECSDDVLSLARFIENHYLDVLDPEEKRVLAGLRKRRNGKIIYVDTMHAAKGEEADVVIVIDFVNRKIEKEIQRDENALKEEVRVLYVAMTRARESLYVLTSKSKRSVLGYVRF; the protein is encoded by the coding sequence GGGATTACACGGGCGATGAGGTTCTCTTTCTCACCTTTACAACTTCTGCGGTCAGGGTTCTGAAAGAGAGAGGAATTTACAACGCGTACACTCTGCATAGTTACATCACAAGGGTTCTTATGCGGAATAAACTCCTCACACCCGCAGGATTCATGAGAGAGCCATTTATTGCCGCGATGATGGAAATGAACTATGGCTATGACTTCAGGGATCGGTTCAGTTCACACCCGTCGAACGTTGCCGAGATAAGGTACAACTACTATTTCAACGTCTATTATGATAAAGACAGCAATGAAATCCTCAAAATCGTAAAACAACAGGAGAAAGACGCCGTGTACCAGAGAATAAGGGACTACGTAGCATGGAAGGAAGAAAAGGGCATTTTTGACTATGCGTCAGTTCTCAGATACTTCCTTACAACCACTCCTGCTACACTCGCTCCAGAAAAGGAGGGCAGTGAGCCCAGGGTCATGATAATGGACGAAGCTCAGGACTTCAGTCCTCTTCAATGGGCAGTCGTGAAGAGGTTGAGAAGCATTGGTCTCCTTGACTATGTCGTTGCAGCTGGAGACCCGAATCAGTCGATATATTCATTCCAGGGGGCTGACCCTTCCGAGTTTGCAAATTTTATGGCGTCCGGTACAGTTGTTGTATTGAAGAAAAGTTATAGGCTACCCAAGCACGTGTACAACAAGGCGGAGATGCTCACACGGTGGCTCGGGGTCCACTTCGAGTATGAGCCACGTGAGGAACCTGGTAAGGCCATCACAGAGTACCTGAAAAAGTCCAATCTCCTCAAGATGGACAGAACAACCGGTGATAGAGTAATTCAGATTCTTGAAAGCATTATGGATGAAGATAAGACCGTGTTCGTCCTTACACGAACAAACAAGCAAGCGAGAGAGATTGAAAAGTACATCATCGAGGCAGGATACAGAGTCTCAAGAATAAAGAATGACGACAGTCTTTATGACCTTCTTGAGGAAGTCATCGCCTTCGAGGAGAAAAGGAGCATTGGGCTGAGGCTGTTCTTCGCTGTAACTTCTCTGAATGAGGAAGGAATTCGTCTTCGATCACTGTTCAAAACGCCTGTAGATGCTATAATAAAGGTCGAAGAATGCCTTACTGGAGAGGAAAGCTCCAATAATGAAGACAATGGAGCCGGAGAGTGCTCTGATGACGTTCTATCCCTTGCGAGGTTCATTGAGAACCATTATCTTGATGTCCTTGATCCGGAAGAGAAGCGTGTTTTGGCTGGGCTCAGAAAGAGGAGGAATGGAAAGATAATCTACGTGGACACGATGCACGCCGCAAAGGGCGAAGAGGCCGATGTTGTCATTGTCATTGATTTCGTGAATCGTAAGATCGAAAAAGAGATTCAAAGGGATGAGAATGCTCTGAAGGAAGAGGTAAGGGTTCTCTACGTTGCGATGACTCGTGCGAGAGAGAGTCTTTATGTTCTCACGAGCAAGTCAAAGAGGTCTGTGTTGGGGTACGTGAGGTTTTGA
- a CDS encoding BlaI/MecI/CopY family transcriptional regulator: MEPHEFKLTEEGIKAVLPPLEAEIMEHMWKVQVATAGQVYEYMKVKHPDIRRSTISILMNRLCERGLLKRSVEKGRGGMRYVYSITTTREEFEERVVQSILDALMTNFKEATYAYLSKIKK, encoded by the coding sequence ATGGAACCGCATGAATTCAAGCTCACCGAGGAGGGTATAAAGGCCGTTCTTCCACCCCTTGAAGCCGAGATAATGGAGCACATGTGGAAGGTTCAGGTTGCCACCGCCGGCCAAGTATACGAGTACATGAAGGTGAAGCACCCGGACATAAGGCGCTCCACCATAAGCATCCTCATGAACCGCCTGTGCGAGCGCGGCCTTCTCAAGAGGAGTGTTGAGAAGGGCAGAGGCGGGATGAGATACGTCTACTCAATAACGACAACCAGGGAAGAGTTTGAGGAGAGGGTTGTCCAGAGCATCCTAGACGCACTAATGACAAACTTCAAGGAGGCGACCTACGCGTACCTGTCCAAAATCAAGAAGTGA
- a CDS encoding DUF2304 domain-containing protein, translating into MYAVQYIAIAVVLALMLYVLGKYGKRELEWGDLLFWGAILVGLLVVSIFPIEIAMTIKRLLGLGRGLDSLFVVAIGLAYLMIFKVYLAVDRTEREITELTRKIAIELEEMNRRLEKIEEKL; encoded by the coding sequence ATGTACGCGGTTCAGTACATAGCCATAGCAGTTGTACTGGCCCTGATGCTCTACGTGCTTGGCAAATATGGAAAGAGGGAACTTGAGTGGGGTGACCTCCTGTTCTGGGGAGCCATCCTGGTCGGCCTCCTGGTGGTCTCAATATTCCCCATCGAGATAGCCATGACGATAAAGCGACTCCTGGGTCTCGGAAGGGGCCTTGATTCGCTCTTCGTCGTTGCCATAGGGCTGGCGTACCTGATGATATTCAAGGTCTACCTTGCCGTGGACAGGACTGAGAGGGAGATAACTGAGCTGACGAGGAAAATCGCCATCGAACTTGAGGAGATGAACAGAAGACTAGAGAAAATCGAGGAGAAGCTCTAA
- a CDS encoding cytidine/deoxycytidylate deaminase family protein, with protein sequence MAVEIVLDRERAERIKRIRPTKDEYFMLIAKLVSLRATCPRLRVGAVAVKDGYILATGYNGAPRGMEHCIDAGCLIVDGHCHRAVHAEQNVIAMAARKGISLEGATLYVTHFPCDTCFKLVINAGIREIVYEEMYPNEATEILLKEAQEKGIVRIRQFRLPKERVRAFLEELFGEFAD encoded by the coding sequence ATGGCGGTGGAGATAGTACTGGACAGGGAAAGGGCCGAGAGGATAAAGCGCATACGGCCCACCAAGGACGAGTACTTCATGCTCATAGCCAAGCTCGTATCGCTCAGGGCGACCTGTCCGCGCCTGAGGGTTGGAGCGGTAGCGGTCAAGGACGGCTACATTTTAGCGACAGGCTATAACGGTGCACCGAGGGGCATGGAGCACTGCATAGACGCCGGATGCCTCATCGTCGACGGCCATTGCCACAGGGCCGTCCATGCAGAACAGAACGTCATAGCGATGGCGGCCAGAAAAGGGATAAGCCTCGAGGGGGCGACGCTTTATGTCACCCACTTTCCCTGTGACACCTGCTTCAAGCTGGTCATCAACGCCGGAATTCGGGAGATAGTCTACGAGGAGATGTACCCCAACGAGGCGACTGAGATTCTCCTGAAGGAAGCGCAGGAAAAAGGAATAGTCAGGATAAGACAGTTCAGGCTCCCGAAGGAGAGAGTACGGGCCTTTTTGGAGGAGCTCTTCGGGGAGTTCGCAGATTAG
- a CDS encoding M48 family metallopeptidase, with protein sequence MLFIIMVLEVLLAVIALRELGLKIAMAAFGSIVLLYFWVSTKDVKGNYVTLQRSEIPWLYDGIAEMAKKAGLPMPKIYILDDYIPNAYSFKNTIVLSLGLFEVLDREEILAVAAHELGHIKNGDTKVFPVLAYGRYLMMVFTGILILLAHRPSITLAALLLYALYEVARANFLKGREFLADESALRLLEVPMSLKHALEELKYYEDLRADVRLSAVPSIEPSIERRQKVPRIETHPSYDERIFRILVEIHGNNMFNRRMQ encoded by the coding sequence ATGCTGTTCATCATCATGGTCCTTGAAGTCCTGCTGGCGGTAATAGCCCTAAGGGAGCTGGGCCTTAAGATAGCCATGGCCGCCTTCGGCTCCATAGTGCTTCTCTACTTCTGGGTCTCAACCAAGGACGTCAAGGGCAACTACGTGACCCTGCAGAGGAGCGAGATACCCTGGCTCTACGACGGCATCGCGGAGATGGCCAAAAAGGCAGGGCTCCCAATGCCCAAGATATACATCCTGGACGACTACATACCGAACGCGTACTCGTTCAAAAACACGATAGTACTTTCCCTCGGTCTCTTTGAGGTGCTTGACAGGGAGGAGATACTCGCAGTTGCTGCCCACGAACTGGGCCACATAAAGAACGGTGACACCAAGGTATTCCCGGTACTGGCGTACGGCAGGTACCTGATGATGGTCTTCACGGGAATACTGATACTCCTCGCCCACAGGCCGAGCATTACGCTGGCGGCGTTGCTCCTCTACGCTCTCTACGAGGTCGCCAGAGCGAACTTCCTCAAGGGCAGGGAGTTCTTGGCGGATGAATCGGCACTCCGGTTGCTGGAGGTGCCCATGAGTCTGAAGCATGCCCTTGAGGAGCTCAAGTACTACGAGGACCTCAGGGCCGATGTAAGGCTGAGCGCCGTGCCCAGCATAGAGCCATCCATAGAGAGGCGCCAGAAGGTCCCGAGAATAGAAACCCATCCGAGCTACGATGAGAGGATATTCAGGATACTCGTCGAGATTCACGGCAACAACATGTTCAACAGGAGAATGCAGTGA
- a CDS encoding glycosyltransferase — MDVKLVVFDLDGTLVGAPKPFAEIKEELKSRLVEMGIPKEIIGDMTPMYENLLRISQETGRDFGELYSILVKLETERIGDSFLFEGVLEVLDFLRKRNVKMAIMTRSSRKAALKALEMHGVSGYFEVVSTRDDVPPDELKPNPGQLRRIIEAFGLEPTKVLVVGDHGYDILPARELGALSVMITGHTAGRMSFSVDSTPDFDVEDMGGLLGLLENLLSTYVVVPAYNEEMTIGAVLDDLLRYFRRDEIVVVNDGSRDRTREIARSKGVHVLTHLVNRGLGGALGTGITYALRQKARLILTFDADGQHLVSDALRVMKPVAEGKADFAVGSRLKGDTSQMPFVKRFGNFVLDTITAVFARKYVSDSQSGLRCFSRDCAARIRITCDRYAVSSEIIIEAARNKCRIVEVPIRAVYTEYSMKKGTNILEGVKIALNLLFDKLR, encoded by the coding sequence ATGGACGTGAAACTGGTGGTCTTTGACCTTGACGGAACGCTGGTCGGTGCACCTAAGCCTTTTGCCGAGATCAAGGAAGAGCTCAAGTCCCGGCTCGTTGAGATGGGAATCCCTAAGGAGATAATCGGCGACATGACGCCGATGTACGAGAATCTGCTGAGAATATCTCAGGAGACTGGAAGGGACTTCGGGGAGCTTTACTCAATCCTTGTGAAGCTCGAAACAGAGAGGATAGGTGATAGCTTTCTCTTTGAAGGCGTTCTGGAAGTTCTGGACTTTCTGAGGAAAAGGAACGTCAAGATGGCGATAATGACCCGGAGCTCCCGGAAGGCGGCCCTTAAGGCGCTGGAGATGCATGGAGTGAGTGGCTATTTTGAGGTTGTCTCCACCCGTGACGATGTTCCGCCGGACGAGCTCAAGCCCAATCCAGGACAGCTTCGGCGGATAATCGAGGCCTTTGGCCTTGAACCGACCAAGGTATTAGTGGTTGGCGACCACGGCTACGACATACTCCCGGCCAGGGAGCTCGGTGCGTTGAGCGTTATGATAACGGGCCACACCGCCGGGAGGATGAGCTTTTCAGTTGACTCAACCCCGGATTTTGATGTTGAAGACATGGGGGGACTCCTTGGACTCCTGGAAAACCTTCTAAGCACTTACGTTGTTGTGCCGGCCTACAACGAAGAGATGACCATCGGTGCCGTCCTCGACGACCTGCTCAGGTACTTCAGGCGGGATGAGATAGTCGTTGTCAACGATGGCTCCCGTGACAGAACCCGGGAGATAGCCCGCTCGAAGGGCGTTCACGTTCTTACCCACCTCGTCAACAGGGGCCTGGGCGGTGCACTGGGGACTGGAATCACCTACGCCCTTAGGCAGAAGGCCAGGCTCATACTAACATTCGACGCCGACGGCCAGCACCTCGTGAGCGACGCCCTGCGCGTTATGAAGCCCGTCGCCGAGGGAAAAGCCGACTTTGCCGTTGGTTCGAGGCTCAAGGGCGACACCAGCCAGATGCCCTTTGTGAAGCGCTTTGGAAACTTTGTCCTGGACACAATAACTGCCGTTTTTGCGAGAAAATACGTCAGCGACAGTCAGAGCGGGCTGAGATGCTTCAGCCGTGACTGTGCCGCCAGGATAAGGATAACCTGCGACCGCTACGCTGTTTCGAGCGAGATTATAATTGAAGCGGCGAGAAATAAGTGCCGCATCGTTGAGGTACCCATCCGTGCCGTCTACACGGAGTACTCGATGAAGAAGGGGACAAACATCTTGGAGGGAGTTAAGATAGCCCTCAACCTGCTGTTTGACAAACTGAGGTGA